A part of Aegilops tauschii subsp. strangulata cultivar AL8/78 chromosome 2, Aet v6.0, whole genome shotgun sequence genomic DNA contains:
- the LOC109775504 gene encoding E3 ubiquitin-protein ligase ATL4: MSSSFPAPPPRYADDPGTSLSSCILIILGLLAFVFVASCSISACLGRRSNRERPSPPPSPPPGTHRQDDDWADEGKKDLIESLPRFTMASALAALPKSSPDCAVCLSPFRPEAELRLLPACRHAFHAVCVDAWLRTTPTCPLCRATVAPPHPSIAALLAAEQPPPPPEPAAARGRDRSRRFRVEMGSVSSRGGSPATSTASDDSRTYSLGSFEYHIDEEVEAVVSRMVRAAARADTIKDEKPAAQGSPLPSPPGEAVAEAAGTPPRGWLREYMDRVASSASSFSYSLSARWSQSQQGQRQEEPWLWDAEAAAVPPPPPPPGSDEEVETTFMVLYRWIAAV, encoded by the coding sequence ATGTCGTCCTCTTTCCCGGCTCCCCCGCCGCGGTACGCCGACGACCCCGGCACCTCCTTGTCCTCGTGCATCCTCATCATCCTCGGGCTCCTCGCCTTCGTCTTCGTCGCCTCCTGCTCCATCAGCGCCTGCCTCGGCCGCCGCTCCAACCGCGAGCGGCCGTCTcccccgccctcgccgccgcccgggaCGCACCGCCAAGACGACGACTGGGCGGACGAGGGGAAGAAGGATCTGATCGAGTCGCTGCCCCGGTTCACGATGGCGTCGGCGCTGGCGGCGCTGCCCAAGAGCTCCCCGGACTGCGCCGTCTGCCTCTCGCCCTTCAGGCCCGAGGCCGAGCTGCGGCTGCTCCCGGCGTGCCGCCACGCGTTCCACGCCGTCTGCGTCGACGCCTGGCTCCGCACCACCCCGACCTGCCCGCTCTGCCGCGCCACCGTCGCGCCCCCGCACCCCTCCATCGCCGCCCTCCTCGCCGCCgaacagccgccgccgccgccggagcctgCCGCTGCGAGGGGCAGGGACCGCTCCAGGAGGTTCCGCGTCGAGATGGGCAGCGTCAGCAGCCGCGGCGGGTCGCCCGCCACTTCCACCGCCAGCGACGACAGCCGCACCTACTCGCTCGGATCCTTCGAGTACCACATCGACGAGGAGGTCGAGGCCGTCGTGTCCCGCATGGTGCGCGCCGCGGCCAGGGCCGACACCATCAAGGACGAGAAACCAGCAGCCCAGGGGTCGCCGTTGCCGTCGCCGCCCGGCGAGGCGGTGGCCGAAGCGGCAGGGACGCCGCCGCGCGGATGGCTGCGGGAGTACATGGACCGCGTGGCCTCCTCGGCGTcatccttctcctactccctctcggCCCGGTGGAGCCAGAGCCAGCAGGGCCAAAGGCAGGAGGAGCCGTGGCTGTGGGACGCAGAGGCGGCAGCagtgccgccgcccccgccgccgccggggtCGGACGAGGAGGTGGAGACGACGTTCATGGTGCTGTACCGGTGGATCGCCGCCGTCTGA